A stretch of Helicobacter pylori DNA encodes these proteins:
- a CDS encoding TrlF family AAA-like ATPase, with translation MGNKDHSKGSSWHKWDLHVHTPYTYLNKAYQCCEEEFIQKLCDSQIDCIGLTNYFKFNEKEFDLKEKIEKKGIKVFYNLEVRLDYQNKEDQCLDFHIIFSDKVTQQEIDNFLKNADANVGGTEKKLADLEKDDFDKAVVNFDQLLECLEKESLKLRGKYLLGFLSRGHGSSRSSSNYEKIVKKVHFLIHSSNKQENLKKDREYWLKYNKPLIQSSDAHEEEQIGKKYTWIKAEKTFEGLKQIIYEPETRVSIDEEKPQDPLYKIDCVGLHFNEDIKITNEKGDTPFCYAGFNETLFFSPNFTCVIGGRGSGKSTLLQLIASAIKNNSFVKGLKHETIQKYIEIQPDIDIVDSVEYLAQNEVEEFATNVSKFTEAIFNRIDSKSSGKPKELEKQITKSIEKFDEQIRYWQEKNKLEEQLKESEKIRKKYQSIINTFTDKNYLDKKRQIAKKRKALIDLEQSKEGFLTFIKELKRVVNFESKENMKENSYDKVYNQLKQDICKELERIDINIKNGCFKSEDEKIRTLGAEREALSQEIREFLKEKGVSDESIGDIRNANDHLAKIKMDINDLKHEIKENANKIENFSYEDMDKNIEEFKDQINEKLSKINSAFEEISKNHKEVKPITIEYRLNEDIFEEVFEDFDKLVDKDFKIQKHQSKIKEYLKEIGLKDIINKQHAEFIEELYNSIDNKKAAFYETMKDIFDREIHFQIYRLLILKHLRNVEKYKIFEVRYDKRALNETSFGQKCTAVLVVLLSLGNNPIIIDEPEAHLDSALIANYLVTLIKKQKQKRQIIFATHNANFVLNADAELIIQLKNENNKIVAQSFMIESDAYKEDLLKLEGGEKAFKDRERKYGITKDKN, from the coding sequence ATGGGCAATAAAGATCATAGTAAAGGTTCAAGTTGGCATAAATGGGATTTGCATGTGCATACGCCATATACATATTTAAATAAGGCGTATCAATGTTGTGAAGAGGAGTTTATACAAAAACTATGCGATAGCCAAATTGATTGTATTGGATTAACGAACTATTTTAAGTTTAATGAGAAAGAATTTGATTTAAAAGAAAAAATAGAAAAGAAAGGCATCAAGGTTTTTTATAATTTAGAAGTTAGGCTGGATTATCAAAATAAGGAAGATCAGTGTTTGGATTTCCATATTATTTTTTCAGATAAGGTTACACAACAAGAAATAGATAATTTTTTAAAGAATGCAGATGCCAATGTTGGTGGAACTGAGAAAAAACTTGCAGATTTAGAAAAAGATGATTTTGATAAAGCGGTAGTTAATTTTGATCAATTGTTGGAATGTTTAGAGAAAGAGTCTTTAAAATTGAGAGGAAAGTATTTATTAGGGTTTTTATCAAGAGGGCATGGCAGTTCTCGCAGTAGCAGTAATTATGAAAAAATAGTTAAAAAAGTGCATTTTTTAATCCACTCATCAAATAAGCAAGAAAACCTTAAAAAGGATAGAGAATATTGGCTTAAATATAACAAACCTCTCATACAGAGCAGCGATGCCCACGAAGAGGAGCAAATAGGGAAAAAATACACTTGGATAAAGGCTGAAAAAACCTTTGAAGGGTTAAAACAAATTATTTATGAGCCAGAAACAAGAGTGAGCATTGATGAAGAGAAACCTCAAGATCCTTTGTATAAGATAGATTGTGTGGGGTTGCACTTTAATGAAGATATAAAAATTACCAATGAAAAAGGCGATACTCCTTTTTGTTATGCAGGATTTAATGAAACACTATTTTTTAGTCCGAACTTTACTTGTGTGATAGGGGGTAGAGGGAGCGGTAAAAGCACTTTGTTGCAATTGATAGCCTCAGCAATTAAAAATAATAGTTTTGTGAAAGGCTTAAAGCATGAAACTATTCAAAAATATATAGAGATACAACCAGACATAGACATAGTAGATAGCGTAGAGTATTTAGCTCAAAATGAGGTAGAAGAATTTGCGACTAATGTCTCAAAATTCACGGAGGCTATTTTTAACCGAATAGATAGCAAGTCAAGTGGAAAACCTAAGGAGTTAGAAAAACAAATTACAAAAAGCATTGAAAAATTTGATGAGCAAATTAGATATTGGCAAGAAAAGAATAAGCTAGAAGAACAACTAAAAGAGAGCGAGAAAATAAGAAAGAAATACCAAAGCATTATAAACACTTTTACAGATAAAAACTATTTGGACAAAAAAAGACAAATTGCAAAAAAACGCAAAGCGCTCATTGATTTAGAACAATCTAAAGAAGGATTTTTGACTTTTATTAAAGAATTAAAACGGGTGGTGAATTTTGAATCAAAAGAAAACATGAAAGAAAATAGCTATGATAAGGTCTATAACCAACTCAAACAAGATATTTGTAAGGAACTTGAACGGATAGATATAAATATAAAAAACGGGTGTTTTAAAAGCGAAGATGAGAAAATAAGGACGCTAGGAGCAGAACGCGAAGCATTGAGCCAAGAGATTAGGGAATTTCTTAAAGAAAAAGGCGTGAGCGATGAAAGTATAGGAGATATTAGAAACGCTAATGACCATTTAGCAAAAATAAAAATGGATATTAATGATTTAAAGCATGAAATAAAAGAGAACGCTAACAAAATAGAGAATTTTTCTTATGAAGATATGGATAAAAATATTGAAGAATTTAAAGATCAAATCAATGAGAAATTAAGCAAAATCAATTCGGCTTTTGAAGAAATTTCAAAAAATCACAAAGAAGTGAAACCAATTACCATAGAATATCGTTTGAATGAAGATATTTTTGAAGAGGTTTTTGAGGATTTTGATAAGTTGGTGGATAAGGATTTTAAGATCCAAAAACACCAATCAAAAATCAAGGAATATTTAAAAGAAATTGGATTAAAAGACATTATAAATAAGCAACACGCAGAATTTATAGAAGAGCTTTATAACTCAATTGACAATAAAAAAGCGGCATTTTATGAAACCATGAAAGATATATTTGATAGAGAAATTCATTTTCAAATCTATCGGCTTCTCATTCTCAAACATTTAAGGAATGTTGAAAAATATAAAATTTTTGAAGTCCGTTATGACAAAAGAGCTTTAAATGAAACTTCATTTGGGCAAAAATGCACGGCTGTATTGGTTGTCCTTTTATCTTTAGGGAATAACCCCATCATTATTGATGAGCCAGAAGCGCACTTGGATAGCGCTTTAATCGCTAATTATTTAGTTACTCTAATTAAAAAGCAGAAACAAAAAAGACAAATTATTTTTGCCACACATAACGCTAATTTTGTTTTGAACGCTGATGCAGAGCTAATTATTCA